A stretch of the Terriglobales bacterium genome encodes the following:
- a CDS encoding cation:proton antiporter, producing the protein MSQTGMFALLGAMLVLGFLANRAFQITRVPDPIVLMIAGVLAGPVLHLVGENAFQPVINVFGTLALLLVLFEGGLELNVRETMRHFPGGFVLAFLGFVMSAGMVALVARFAITGMGWSGALLIGAVLGCTSSTVVLPILQQVRVHDSTRVVLLVESSLADVIAVVGVGILVDVTSLGGALLGSLLGGFLSKVLISLVTGGVAGFLWSRVLPRLLRARFWYVLTFGAVLLVYAGTRSIGGSGLIAVLCFGVTLGNIRPVTRTLADAAASERLSKEAYLQVLAFHSELGFLIRTFFFFVLGTLVQLADAELLVAALGMFAAIVVARALAVQASRWSWQVPREDRSLVFFMMPRGLVTAVLAVQVIEARGADFEWLSPIVFLIILLTSAVVVLGTWRASAAQAGLASTAPTL; encoded by the coding sequence ATGTCACAGACCGGCATGTTCGCCTTGCTGGGCGCGATGCTCGTGCTCGGCTTCCTGGCGAATCGCGCCTTCCAGATCACGCGCGTGCCCGACCCCATCGTGCTGATGATCGCCGGCGTGCTCGCCGGCCCGGTGCTTCACCTGGTGGGCGAAAATGCCTTCCAGCCGGTCATCAACGTATTCGGTACCCTGGCGCTGCTGCTGGTGCTGTTCGAGGGCGGGCTCGAACTCAACGTTCGCGAGACGATGCGCCACTTCCCCGGCGGGTTTGTGCTCGCATTCCTCGGCTTCGTCATGTCAGCTGGAATGGTGGCCCTGGTCGCGCGCTTCGCCATCACCGGCATGGGCTGGAGCGGCGCGCTGCTGATCGGCGCCGTGCTGGGATGTACGTCCAGCACCGTCGTCCTCCCTATCCTGCAGCAGGTGCGCGTGCACGACTCCACCAGGGTCGTGCTGCTGGTGGAATCGTCGCTGGCGGACGTCATCGCCGTGGTCGGCGTCGGCATCCTGGTAGACGTCACCAGCCTGGGCGGAGCGCTGCTGGGCTCCCTGCTGGGCGGCTTCCTCTCCAAGGTGCTCATCTCGCTGGTCACCGGCGGCGTGGCTGGGTTCCTGTGGTCGCGCGTCTTGCCGCGGCTGCTGCGTGCCAGGTTCTGGTACGTGCTGACTTTCGGCGCGGTCCTGCTCGTCTATGCGGGAACCAGATCGATCGGCGGCAGCGGGCTCATCGCCGTGCTCTGCTTCGGGGTGACGCTCGGCAACATCCGGCCGGTCACGCGCACGCTCGCCGACGCCGCCGCTTCCGAGCGCCTCTCCAAGGAAGCGTACCTCCAGGTGCTGGCATTCCATTCCGAGCTGGGGTTCCTCATCCGGACCTTCTTCTTCTTCGTGCTCGGTACGCTGGTGCAGCTCGCGGATGCGGAGTTGCTGGTCGCCGCGCTGGGCATGTTCGCGGCCATCGTGGTGGCGCGCGCTCTCGCGGTGCAGGCCAGCCGCTGGTCGTGGCAGGTACCGCGCGAGGACCGCAGCCTCGTCTTCTTCATGATGCCGCGCGGGCTGGTGACCGCGGTACTGGCGGTGCAGGTCATCGAAGCCCGCGGCGCCGATTTCGAATGGCTTTCTCCCATC